The Corallococcus exiguus genome has a window encoding:
- a CDS encoding TonB-dependent receptor domain-containing protein, which produces MNPPTAFRRGALLALCLCATEALADARLEARRHFRNGMNLIEQKQFDEGIAELEEAYNIKPHPSVLYNIARAYQDAGRLDEALDAYKRYLASNPPDTANVQAQVTRLESTQKAAQAEAPTPGTETGTTGTTGLPMPPPPPTSIQAQQQLATLMERLEKAVNRAESLTAQPQGSQQPSATPGPTASSSGSAESGDTSGDQGLVPYEERVVTASRRAQSSLEAPNATTVITAEDIRLSGATTLPELLRRVPGADVMAMGVGSANVSLRGFNQRLANKVLVLVDGRTEYQDFLGLTVWAGLPIGLEEIDRIEVIRGPGSALYGANAMLGVINIITQAPGTGRRARFSAMAGGGNTVQGSFVSHGQNGSLRYRASAAYQQQDKWSRDYESGRPDFALQGPADPDLGQRGARANLSTVYSFEEGRAIGLSGGVHRYLTEIYPLGLLRNYYIDGLGAYAKADVELGAVKLKAFWNHLSGDAGPQYEAIGQRSLSTSVASNVFNGEALYARGFELAGEHQVNIGVEGRLKRVAFQYLDDLREEFHAAAFVQDEWRIVQPLRLIVSYRVDRHPLLDKGNPGIAQSPRLSAVFQPIEGHAFRASVATAFREPTFLESYTRLPVPVPGVNGVSLLTTGNRTLRPERLNALELGWRGESPRLGLDWDVALYQNTVKDLIALSPVQPLPAGESYDSGTGNYLLGRSMFTNEAAIYTARGVEAGINVSPIDGLGVKASAAYQHVSSDLPDEGQCGTCSQTPAFRLFGGVTYRTRTDLEFGIEAAFTTSTTWVEREPSASDPTRVDLIANNLPAYTVVNARVGYTVVKDFVSVALQGSQLGGSHAEHPFGNRIERRVFANLTVTP; this is translated from the coding sequence GTGAATCCCCCGACAGCCTTCCGACGTGGAGCGCTCCTCGCGCTGTGTCTTTGCGCGACCGAGGCCCTGGCGGACGCGCGACTTGAAGCGCGCCGCCACTTCCGCAATGGCATGAACCTCATCGAACAGAAGCAGTTCGATGAGGGCATCGCCGAATTGGAAGAGGCCTACAACATCAAGCCGCACCCCAGCGTCCTCTACAACATCGCCCGGGCGTACCAGGACGCGGGCCGGCTGGACGAAGCGCTGGATGCCTACAAGCGCTACCTCGCCTCCAATCCGCCGGACACCGCCAACGTGCAGGCCCAGGTCACACGCCTGGAGTCCACGCAGAAGGCGGCCCAGGCGGAGGCGCCCACCCCCGGCACCGAGACCGGCACGACGGGCACCACCGGCCTGCCCATGCCGCCGCCGCCCCCCACGAGCATCCAGGCCCAGCAGCAGCTGGCCACGCTCATGGAGCGGCTGGAGAAGGCCGTCAACCGCGCGGAGTCGCTCACCGCCCAGCCCCAGGGCTCGCAGCAGCCCTCGGCCACGCCCGGCCCCACCGCCAGCTCCAGCGGCAGCGCCGAGTCCGGCGACACCTCTGGTGACCAGGGCCTGGTGCCGTACGAAGAGCGCGTGGTGACGGCGAGCCGCCGCGCCCAGTCCTCGCTGGAGGCGCCCAACGCCACCACCGTCATCACCGCGGAGGACATCCGCCTGTCGGGCGCCACCACGCTGCCGGAGCTCTTGCGCCGCGTGCCCGGCGCGGACGTGATGGCCATGGGCGTGGGCAGCGCCAACGTCAGCCTGCGCGGCTTCAACCAGCGACTGGCCAACAAGGTGCTGGTGCTGGTGGACGGCCGCACCGAGTACCAGGACTTCCTCGGCCTCACGGTGTGGGCGGGGTTGCCCATCGGCCTGGAAGAAATCGACCGCATCGAGGTCATCCGCGGTCCGGGCAGCGCGCTGTACGGCGCCAACGCGATGCTGGGCGTCATCAACATCATCACCCAGGCCCCCGGCACCGGCCGGCGCGCGCGCTTCAGCGCCATGGCGGGCGGCGGCAACACCGTGCAGGGCTCGTTCGTCAGCCACGGCCAGAACGGCAGCCTGCGCTACCGCGCGTCCGCCGCCTACCAGCAGCAGGACAAGTGGAGCCGCGATTACGAGAGCGGCCGTCCGGACTTCGCCCTGCAAGGGCCTGCGGATCCGGACCTGGGGCAGCGCGGGGCTCGCGCCAACCTGTCCACCGTCTACTCTTTCGAGGAGGGCCGGGCGATTGGCCTCTCCGGCGGCGTGCACCGCTACCTGACGGAGATCTATCCGCTGGGCCTGCTGCGCAACTACTACATCGACGGCCTGGGCGCGTACGCCAAGGCCGACGTGGAGCTGGGCGCCGTGAAGCTCAAGGCGTTCTGGAACCACCTGTCCGGCGACGCGGGCCCGCAGTACGAGGCCATTGGCCAGCGCTCGCTGAGCACCAGCGTCGCGTCCAACGTCTTCAACGGTGAAGCGCTGTACGCGCGCGGCTTCGAGCTGGCCGGTGAGCACCAGGTGAACATCGGCGTGGAGGGCCGCTTGAAGCGCGTGGCCTTCCAGTACCTGGACGACCTGCGCGAGGAGTTCCACGCGGCGGCCTTCGTCCAGGACGAGTGGCGCATCGTGCAGCCGTTGCGCCTCATCGTCAGCTACCGCGTGGACCGCCACCCGCTGCTCGACAAGGGCAACCCGGGCATCGCGCAGTCGCCGCGCCTGTCCGCGGTGTTCCAGCCCATTGAAGGGCACGCCTTCCGCGCGTCCGTGGCCACCGCCTTCCGCGAGCCCACGTTCCTGGAGAGCTACACCCGGCTGCCCGTGCCCGTTCCGGGCGTCAACGGCGTGAGCCTGCTGACCACCGGCAACCGGACGCTGCGCCCCGAGCGCCTCAACGCGCTGGAGCTGGGCTGGCGCGGTGAGTCCCCGCGCCTGGGTCTGGACTGGGACGTGGCCCTCTACCAGAACACGGTGAAGGACCTCATCGCCCTGTCGCCCGTGCAGCCCCTGCCCGCCGGCGAGTCCTACGACAGCGGCACCGGCAACTACCTGCTGGGCCGCTCCATGTTCACCAACGAGGCCGCCATCTACACCGCGCGCGGCGTCGAGGCGGGCATCAACGTGTCCCCCATCGACGGCCTGGGCGTGAAGGCGAGCGCCGCGTACCAGCACGTCAGCTCCGACCTGCCGGACGAAGGCCAGTGCGGCACGTGCAGCCAGACGCCGGCCTTCCGCCTCTTCGGCGGCGTCACCTACCGCACGCGCACGGACCTGGAGTTCGGCATCGAAGCGGCGTTCACGACCTCCACCACCTGGGTGGAGCGCGAGCCCTCCGCGTCCGACCCGACGCGCGTGGACCTCATCGCCAACAACCTCCCCGCGTACACCGTCGTCAACGCCCGCGTGGGCTACACCGTGGTGAAGGACTTCGTCTCCGTGGCGCTGCAAGGCAGCCAGCTCGGTGGCAGCCACGCGGAGCACCCCTTCGGCAACCGCATCGAGCGGCGCGTGTTCGCCAACCTCACGGTGACCCCATGA
- a CDS encoding response regulator → MKVGPLPTPETAPPRPTGSTPTVRPTGGTGPQRVLLVDDSRSIRTLLKIYLMARSFEFLEAESAEEGLKVAEAEQVDLILTDFHMDGMNGADFAGQIRASSNARLSKVPILMMTGDPNVAEVRALGQKAGISAFVRKPVSCAQLMTLVDTILPLPRATAK, encoded by the coding sequence ATGAAGGTCGGCCCTCTCCCCACCCCCGAAACCGCGCCCCCCCGTCCCACGGGGAGCACGCCCACGGTCCGTCCGACCGGGGGGACCGGTCCGCAGCGCGTGCTGCTGGTGGACGACAGCCGCTCCATCCGGACGCTGCTGAAGATCTACCTGATGGCCCGCAGCTTCGAGTTCCTGGAGGCGGAGTCCGCCGAGGAAGGCCTCAAGGTCGCCGAGGCGGAGCAGGTGGACCTCATCCTCACCGACTTCCACATGGACGGGATGAACGGCGCGGACTTCGCCGGGCAGATCCGCGCCAGCAGCAACGCCAGGCTGTCCAAGGTCCCCATCCTGATGATGACGGGCGATCCGAACGTGGCGGAGGTGCGCGCGCTGGGCCAGAAGGCCGGCATCAGCGCCTTCGTGCGCAAGCCGGTGAGCTGCGCGCAGCTGATGACGCTGGTGGACACCATCCTCCCGCTGCCCCGCGCCACCGCGAAGTAG
- a CDS encoding protein-methionine-sulfoxide reductase heme-binding subunit MsrQ codes for MASSKLPWLNPAIAVGGLSPLLLLAMQGAQGQLGANGIEFALNQTGLFALAVLLGSLACTPVRLVTGWTWPARIRRTLGLLAFTYAATHFLTYAVLDQGLDVRAMAEDVFTRPFITVGFTALMLLVPLAVTSTNKWVRKLGFPTWQRLHRLAYVAAVLGVVHFVWRVKQDVTEPVLYGAVLALLLAVRVGEALRKRRALARPA; via the coding sequence ATGGCCTCCTCCAAGCTCCCCTGGCTGAACCCCGCCATCGCCGTCGGAGGACTGTCCCCGCTGCTGCTGCTCGCGATGCAGGGGGCGCAGGGACAGCTGGGGGCCAACGGCATCGAGTTCGCCCTCAACCAGACGGGCCTCTTCGCGTTGGCGGTGCTGCTGGGGTCGCTGGCGTGCACGCCAGTGCGGCTGGTGACGGGCTGGACGTGGCCCGCGCGCATCCGCCGCACGCTGGGCCTGCTGGCCTTCACCTACGCGGCGACGCACTTCCTCACGTACGCCGTGTTGGATCAGGGCCTGGACGTGCGCGCCATGGCGGAAGACGTCTTCACCCGGCCGTTCATCACCGTGGGCTTCACCGCGCTGATGCTGCTGGTGCCGCTGGCCGTCACCTCCACGAACAAGTGGGTGCGGAAGCTGGGCTTCCCCACGTGGCAGCGCCTGCACCGGCTGGCCTACGTGGCCGCGGTGCTGGGCGTGGTGCACTTCGTGTGGCGGGTGAAGCAGGACGTCACGGAGCCGGTGCTCTACGGGGCCGTCCTGGCGCTGCTGCTGGCCGTGCGCGTGGGTGAGGCGCTGCGCAAGCGGCGGGCGCTCGCGCGCCCGGCCTGA
- the msrP gene encoding protein-methionine-sulfoxide reductase catalytic subunit MsrP, translating into MRDKLPPEPPGSEVTPEKLYVRRREFIKNAGLFAGTAAVVGGGLYLLGMKRTRPMDGFVPDAGAVAQPVVPAQGLFSTDEPRTPYEDITTYNNFYELGLDKNDPARRAHLLKTRPWTVVIDGEVHKPWTVDVDQLISAFPLEERVYRMRCVEAWSMVIPWLGLPLGKLLDRVQPTSFAKYVAFTTLEDPEQLPGQKSPVLDWPYVEGLRLDEAQHPLTLLATGLYGKQLPAQNGAPLRLVVPWKYGFKGIKSIVRITLTREQPPTTWNITNKREYGFYANVNPAVDHPRWSQASERRIGETSRRPTLPFNGYADAVAGLYSGMDLKRDF; encoded by the coding sequence ATGCGCGACAAGCTCCCTCCCGAGCCCCCTGGCTCCGAAGTGACGCCCGAGAAGCTCTACGTGCGCCGCCGCGAGTTCATCAAGAACGCGGGCCTGTTCGCGGGCACCGCCGCGGTGGTGGGCGGCGGGCTGTACCTGCTGGGCATGAAGCGCACCCGGCCCATGGACGGCTTCGTGCCGGACGCGGGCGCGGTGGCCCAGCCGGTGGTGCCCGCACAGGGCCTCTTCAGCACGGACGAGCCACGCACGCCCTACGAGGACATCACCACCTACAACAACTTCTACGAGCTCGGCCTGGACAAGAACGACCCGGCCCGCCGCGCGCACCTGTTGAAGACGCGGCCGTGGACGGTCGTCATCGACGGGGAAGTGCACAAGCCGTGGACCGTGGACGTGGATCAGCTCATCTCCGCCTTCCCGCTGGAGGAGCGCGTCTATCGGATGCGGTGCGTGGAAGCCTGGTCCATGGTGATTCCGTGGCTGGGCCTGCCCCTGGGCAAGCTGCTGGACCGCGTGCAGCCCACGTCCTTCGCGAAGTACGTGGCCTTCACCACGCTGGAGGACCCGGAGCAACTGCCCGGCCAGAAGAGCCCGGTGCTGGACTGGCCTTACGTTGAAGGGCTGCGCCTGGATGAAGCCCAACACCCGCTGACGCTGCTGGCCACGGGCCTCTACGGCAAGCAGCTGCCCGCGCAGAACGGCGCCCCGTTGCGGCTGGTGGTGCCGTGGAAGTACGGCTTCAAGGGCATCAAGTCCATTGTCCGCATCACGCTCACGCGCGAGCAGCCGCCCACGACGTGGAACATCACCAACAAGCGCGAATACGGCTTCTACGCCAACGTGAACCCGGCGGTGGATCACCCGCGCTGGAGCCAGGCCTCGGAGCGCCGTATTGGTGAAACTTCGCGCCGGCCCACGCTGCCCTTCAACGGCTACGCGGACGCGGTGGCCGGCCTCTACAGCGGCATGGACCTGAAGCGGGACTTCTGA
- a CDS encoding fatty acid desaturase: MAPEPSTRPAPPDPWGVVLALAMVGAWGGHLAWMLAGPALPWVSPLPWLHVLLQMWLSTGLFITGHDAMHGTVSLNRRVNAAVGMLACFLFAGLSYRRLVVNHRAHHADPTGEHDPDFAARGVSFWPWFGAFMVRYTTWLQIAVMAVKFNVLLWLGVPQARILAFWVLPSVLATVQLFYFGTYLPHRRPETEGMAPHHARSLPRNHLWALLSCFFFGYHWEHHQSPGTPWWRLWRAKDARR, encoded by the coding sequence ATGGCGCCCGAGCCCTCCACCCGTCCCGCCCCTCCCGACCCGTGGGGCGTCGTGCTCGCGCTCGCGATGGTGGGCGCGTGGGGCGGGCACCTGGCGTGGATGCTGGCGGGGCCCGCGCTGCCGTGGGTTTCACCGCTCCCCTGGCTGCATGTCCTCCTGCAGATGTGGCTGTCCACCGGCCTCTTCATCACCGGGCATGACGCCATGCACGGCACCGTGTCCCTGAATCGCCGGGTGAACGCCGCGGTGGGGATGTTGGCCTGCTTCCTCTTCGCGGGGCTGTCCTACCGCCGGCTGGTGGTGAACCACCGCGCGCACCACGCGGACCCCACCGGCGAGCACGACCCGGACTTCGCGGCGCGGGGCGTGTCGTTCTGGCCGTGGTTCGGGGCCTTCATGGTCCGCTACACGACGTGGCTGCAAATCGCGGTCATGGCGGTGAAGTTCAACGTGTTGCTGTGGCTGGGCGTGCCCCAGGCGCGCATCCTGGCCTTCTGGGTGCTGCCATCGGTGCTGGCCACCGTGCAGCTGTTCTACTTCGGCACCTACCTGCCGCACCGGCGCCCGGAGACGGAGGGAATGGCGCCGCACCACGCGCGCTCCCTGCCTCGCAACCACCTGTGGGCCCTGCTGTCGTGCTTCTTCTTCGGCTATCACTGGGAGCACCATCAGTCCCCCGGCACGCCCTGGTGGCGGCTGTGGCGGGCGAAGGACGCCCGGCGGTAA
- a CDS encoding dipeptidyl-peptidase 3 family protein yields MPKSRTLLPLLGAMLLSSAAPAQEAPARLPDAPTLKRMTARFAPVDVKVDVSKLPDAEKRALAKVLQAARIMDPLFLGQAWAGNQTLLLDLVKDTTPLGKERLHAFLLNKGPWSRLDEAKPFIPGVPAKPDEGNFYPAGATKAEVEAWVKSLPEAKQHEATGFFTTLRKGTDGKFVSVPYSVEYQGELGMAAQLLREAAALTQQPTLKRFLETRAAAFLSNDYYASEVAWMELDASVDPTIGPYEVYEDGWFNYKAAFEAFIGVRDDAETQKLAKFSAELQELENNLPIEPGLRNPKLGALAPIRVINSIYSSGDGNRGVQTAAFNLPNDERVAAEKGTKRVMLKNIQEAKFQRVLVPIAKVALPAKDRKDVSFDAFFTHILMHELMHGLGPHNVTVAGKQTTVRQALQAASSAIEEAKADISGLWALQRLVDKGTLDKDLQRTMYTTFLASAFRSIRFGIDEAHGKGIALQLNHFLDTGAVKVNADGTFEVVPDKMQAAVTSLTNQLMALQASGDRTAAEALLAKQGVVRPSVQKVLERLKNVPVDIEPRYVTADSLVKDFGAPAATPAAKK; encoded by the coding sequence ATGCCCAAGTCCAGAACCCTGCTGCCCCTGCTAGGCGCGATGCTCCTGTCGAGCGCCGCGCCCGCCCAGGAAGCCCCCGCCCGCCTGCCGGACGCCCCGACGCTGAAGCGGATGACCGCGCGCTTCGCCCCCGTGGACGTCAAGGTGGACGTGTCCAAGCTGCCGGACGCGGAGAAGCGCGCCCTGGCCAAGGTCCTCCAGGCGGCCCGCATCATGGACCCCCTCTTCCTGGGCCAGGCGTGGGCGGGCAACCAGACGCTGCTGCTGGACCTGGTGAAGGACACCACGCCCCTGGGCAAGGAGCGGCTGCACGCGTTCCTGCTCAACAAGGGCCCCTGGTCGCGCCTGGACGAGGCGAAGCCGTTCATCCCCGGCGTGCCGGCCAAGCCGGACGAGGGCAACTTCTATCCCGCCGGCGCCACCAAGGCGGAGGTGGAGGCGTGGGTGAAGAGCCTGCCGGAGGCGAAGCAGCACGAGGCCACGGGCTTCTTCACCACGCTGCGCAAGGGGACGGACGGCAAGTTCGTGAGCGTGCCCTACAGCGTCGAGTACCAGGGTGAGCTGGGCATGGCCGCGCAGCTGTTGCGTGAGGCGGCGGCGCTCACCCAGCAGCCCACGCTGAAGCGCTTCCTGGAGACGCGCGCGGCGGCGTTCCTGTCCAACGACTACTACGCGAGCGAGGTCGCGTGGATGGAGCTGGACGCGAGCGTGGACCCCACCATCGGGCCCTATGAGGTCTACGAGGACGGCTGGTTCAACTACAAGGCCGCGTTCGAGGCCTTCATCGGCGTGCGCGACGACGCGGAGACGCAGAAGCTGGCGAAGTTCAGCGCGGAGCTCCAGGAGCTGGAGAACAACCTCCCGATTGAGCCGGGCCTGCGCAACCCGAAGCTGGGCGCATTGGCCCCCATCCGCGTCATCAACAGCATCTACTCGTCCGGCGACGGCAACCGGGGCGTGCAGACGGCGGCCTTCAACCTGCCCAACGACGAGCGCGTGGCGGCGGAGAAGGGCACCAAGCGCGTGATGCTGAAGAACATCCAGGAGGCCAAGTTCCAGCGCGTGCTGGTGCCCATCGCGAAGGTGGCGCTGCCCGCGAAGGACCGCAAGGACGTGTCCTTCGACGCCTTCTTCACGCACATCCTCATGCACGAGCTGATGCACGGCCTGGGGCCCCACAACGTCACCGTGGCCGGGAAGCAGACGACGGTGCGTCAGGCGCTGCAGGCGGCCTCCAGCGCCATCGAGGAGGCCAAGGCGGACATCTCCGGCCTGTGGGCGCTCCAGCGGCTGGTGGACAAGGGCACGCTGGACAAGGACCTGCAGCGGACCATGTACACGACGTTCCTCGCGTCCGCGTTCCGCTCCATCCGCTTCGGCATCGACGAGGCGCACGGCAAGGGCATCGCGCTCCAGCTCAACCACTTCCTGGACACCGGCGCGGTGAAGGTGAACGCGGACGGCACCTTCGAAGTGGTGCCGGACAAGATGCAGGCGGCCGTCACGTCGCTGACGAACCAGCTCATGGCCCTTCAGGCCTCGGGCGACCGCACCGCCGCGGAGGCGCTGCTCGCGAAGCAGGGCGTGGTGCGCCCCTCCGTGCAGAAGGTGCTGGAGCGGCTGAAGAACGTGCCGGTGGACATCGAGCCGCGCTACGTCACCGCCGACTCGCTGGTGAAGGACTTCGGCGCCCCGGCCGCCACGCCCGCGGCGAAGAAGTAG
- the htpG gene encoding molecular chaperone HtpG yields the protein MSAETHPQRETHSFQAEIQQLLSLVINSLYSHQEIFLRELVSNASDALDKLRFRSITEPELLKDEPALELRIVPNADQGTLTIEDTGVGMTHDELVKNLGTIAHSGSREFLQALAQKGKNDVQLIGQFGVGFYSAYLVADRVEVVSRAAGETSAWKWASEAHGTFTVEPAEKATRGTAITLHLKADQKEFLDEWKLKQLITQYSDYVGHPIKLQVTKQVGSGDTQATEQALEVVNKASALWQRPKSEITDEQYQEFYKHLTHDFDKPLAWTHFKADGTQQFTGLLFVPKHPPFDLNSQQQRGVRLFVKRVFIMDRCEDLVPQWLRFVRGVIDSDDLPLNVSREMLQDSAVVRAIRKHVVKKSLDLLEKLAKDKPDDYRTFWESFGTVVKEGLTLETEYREKLGALVRYESSREEGLTSLADYVGRMKEGQEAIYYVYGESRKAVADSPHLEALKQRGYEVLFMTDPVDEWAAQGLREFQGKPLVSALNADLKLQSTDEEKKAKEQQSEGLKGLTDKMKDVLKEDVREVRVSDRLTDSPVCLVVSEGGTPAYLERLLKERGKGMPRIKRILEVNPKHPVIEHLRGLLANDPAAPQVGEWIELLHDQALLTEGSPLSDPNRFARRMTALLTQVAARS from the coding sequence ATGTCCGCAGAGACCCACCCCCAGCGGGAAACCCATTCATTCCAGGCGGAGATCCAGCAGCTGCTGAGCCTGGTCATCAACTCGCTCTACAGCCACCAGGAGATCTTCCTGCGTGAGCTGGTGTCCAACGCGTCCGACGCGCTGGACAAGCTGCGCTTCCGCTCCATCACGGAGCCGGAGCTGCTCAAGGACGAGCCCGCGCTGGAGCTGAGAATCGTCCCCAACGCCGACCAGGGCACCCTCACCATCGAGGACACCGGCGTCGGCATGACGCATGACGAGCTGGTGAAGAACCTGGGCACCATCGCGCACTCCGGTTCGCGCGAGTTCCTCCAGGCGCTGGCGCAGAAGGGAAAGAACGACGTGCAGCTCATCGGCCAGTTCGGCGTGGGTTTCTACAGCGCGTATCTCGTCGCGGACCGCGTGGAGGTGGTGAGCCGCGCCGCCGGTGAGACCTCCGCGTGGAAGTGGGCGTCGGAGGCGCACGGCACGTTCACGGTGGAGCCGGCGGAGAAGGCCACGCGCGGCACCGCCATCACGCTGCACCTGAAGGCGGACCAGAAGGAGTTCCTGGACGAGTGGAAGCTGAAGCAGCTCATCACCCAGTACTCGGACTATGTGGGCCACCCCATCAAGCTCCAGGTGACGAAGCAGGTGGGCAGCGGGGACACGCAGGCCACGGAGCAGGCGCTGGAGGTGGTGAACAAGGCCAGCGCCCTCTGGCAGCGTCCGAAGAGCGAAATCACGGACGAGCAGTACCAGGAGTTCTACAAGCACCTGACGCACGACTTCGACAAGCCGCTGGCGTGGACGCACTTCAAGGCGGACGGCACGCAGCAGTTCACGGGTCTGCTCTTCGTGCCCAAGCACCCGCCGTTCGACTTGAACTCGCAGCAGCAGCGCGGCGTGCGGCTGTTCGTGAAGCGCGTGTTCATCATGGACCGCTGCGAGGACCTGGTGCCGCAGTGGCTGCGCTTCGTGCGCGGCGTCATCGACTCGGACGACCTGCCGCTCAACGTGTCGCGTGAGATGTTGCAGGACTCGGCGGTGGTGCGCGCCATCCGCAAGCACGTGGTGAAGAAGTCGCTGGACCTCCTGGAGAAGCTGGCCAAGGACAAGCCGGACGACTACCGCACGTTCTGGGAGTCCTTCGGCACGGTGGTGAAGGAAGGCCTGACGCTGGAGACGGAGTACCGCGAGAAGCTGGGCGCGCTGGTGCGCTACGAGTCCTCGCGTGAGGAGGGCCTCACGTCGCTGGCGGACTACGTAGGCCGCATGAAGGAAGGCCAGGAGGCCATCTATTACGTCTACGGCGAGAGCCGGAAGGCAGTGGCGGACAGCCCGCACCTGGAGGCGCTGAAGCAGCGCGGCTACGAGGTGCTCTTCATGACGGACCCGGTGGACGAGTGGGCCGCGCAGGGCCTGCGCGAGTTCCAGGGCAAGCCGCTGGTCTCCGCGCTCAACGCGGACCTGAAGCTCCAGTCCACGGACGAGGAGAAGAAGGCGAAGGAGCAGCAGTCGGAAGGGCTCAAGGGCCTGACGGACAAGATGAAGGACGTGCTGAAGGAGGACGTGCGCGAGGTGCGCGTGTCGGACCGCCTCACGGATTCGCCGGTGTGCCTGGTGGTGTCGGAGGGCGGCACGCCGGCCTACCTGGAGCGCCTGCTCAAGGAGCGCGGCAAGGGAATGCCGCGCATCAAGCGCATCCTGGAGGTCAACCCCAAGCACCCGGTCATCGAGCACCTGCGCGGACTCCTCGCGAACGACCCGGCCGCGCCGCAGGTGGGCGAGTGGATTGAGCTGCTCCACGACCAGGCGCTGCTCACGGAAGGAAGCCCGCTGAGCGACCCGAACCGGTTCGCCCGGCGCATGACGGCGCTGCTCACGCAGGTGGCCGCCCGGAGCTGA
- a CDS encoding 2-dehydropantoate 2-reductase gives MASTPEVVVFGAGSIGCYVGGRLAATGATVRFIGRERVVAEVRAHGLHLTDWQGADLKVPAADVRIDTGPEALSTADLVLVTVKSAATEEAGQTLAPRLKPGAIVISFQNGLHNAAVLRGLLPNHTVLTGMVPFNVAAQGQGHFHAGSEGTLEVERHAVLAPFVDAFTRAGLALKQHADIVAVQWAKLLFNLNNALNALANLPLKEELSQRAWRRCLALAQGEALAVLGRAGVKPAKLTPLPPGWIPVLLGAPDAVFSVLAKKMLAIDPKARSSMWDDLHAGRKTEVDYLNGEVVRLAHQHGVSAPVNSRLVELIREAEAGQRRQWTGEALLVDLKKAELANRG, from the coding sequence ATGGCTTCGACTCCTGAGGTGGTCGTCTTCGGCGCGGGCAGCATCGGCTGTTACGTGGGTGGGCGGCTCGCCGCGACGGGCGCGACGGTGCGCTTCATTGGCCGCGAGCGGGTGGTGGCGGAGGTGCGTGCGCACGGCCTGCACCTGACGGACTGGCAGGGCGCGGACCTGAAGGTGCCCGCGGCGGACGTGCGCATCGACACGGGGCCGGAGGCGCTGTCCACGGCGGACCTGGTGCTCGTCACGGTGAAGTCCGCGGCGACGGAGGAGGCGGGACAGACGCTCGCGCCGCGGCTCAAGCCTGGGGCCATCGTCATCAGCTTCCAGAACGGACTGCACAACGCGGCGGTGCTGCGCGGTCTGCTGCCAAACCACACAGTTCTCACGGGGATGGTTCCCTTCAACGTCGCGGCGCAAGGGCAGGGCCATTTCCACGCGGGGTCGGAAGGCACGCTGGAGGTGGAGCGGCACGCGGTGCTCGCGCCGTTCGTGGATGCATTCACCCGCGCGGGGCTGGCATTGAAGCAGCACGCGGACATCGTCGCGGTCCAGTGGGCGAAGCTGTTGTTCAACCTCAACAACGCGCTCAACGCGCTGGCGAACCTGCCGTTGAAAGAGGAGCTGTCACAGCGCGCGTGGCGCCGGTGCCTGGCGCTCGCGCAGGGCGAGGCGCTCGCGGTACTGGGGCGCGCCGGGGTGAAGCCCGCGAAGCTGACGCCGCTGCCGCCGGGATGGATTCCCGTGCTGCTGGGGGCGCCGGACGCGGTGTTCTCGGTGCTGGCGAAGAAGATGCTGGCCATCGACCCGAAGGCGCGTTCGTCCATGTGGGACGACCTGCACGCGGGCCGCAAGACAGAGGTGGACTACCTCAACGGCGAGGTGGTCCGGCTGGCCCACCAACACGGCGTCTCCGCGCCGGTGAACTCACGGCTCGTGGAGCTCATCCGCGAGGCGGAAGCGGGGCAGCGCCGCCAGTGGACCGGTGAGGCGCTGCTCGTGGACCTCAAAAAGGCGGAGCTGGCGAACAGGGGGTGA
- a CDS encoding CPBP family intramembrane glutamic endopeptidase, which translates to MTASPVGPPSAGDAALPLWRVAAAGGVLAWTALVHVHPPRFFAVASVFCAVWLAVTWRAMGPWRRPPPSLSLLDTAWGVAQAVVLFAGARAFLWAFCGGFTDALCEPLQSVYSTFGTGSLGTALALVLLLVPAEELFWRGWVQGALRPRLGRWGAVAGSAVLSSVVLLGFGEPLLALAALPTSLAWGALAEWRRTPAASWVSHALWDVLIVVVWPAT; encoded by the coding sequence ATGACTGCTTCTCCCGTTGGACCGCCGTCAGCCGGTGACGCGGCCCTGCCACTCTGGCGGGTCGCGGCCGCTGGCGGCGTGTTGGCCTGGACGGCGCTGGTGCACGTGCATCCACCGCGCTTCTTCGCCGTCGCTTCCGTCTTCTGCGCCGTCTGGCTCGCGGTGACATGGCGGGCGATGGGCCCCTGGCGAAGGCCGCCTCCCTCCCTGTCGCTCCTGGATACCGCGTGGGGTGTCGCCCAGGCGGTGGTGCTGTTCGCGGGCGCGAGGGCCTTCCTGTGGGCGTTCTGCGGCGGCTTCACCGACGCGCTCTGCGAGCCGCTGCAATCCGTCTACTCGACGTTTGGCACGGGGTCGCTGGGGACGGCGCTGGCCCTGGTGTTGCTGCTCGTTCCGGCGGAGGAGCTGTTCTGGCGCGGCTGGGTGCAGGGCGCGCTGCGTCCCCGGCTGGGCCGGTGGGGCGCGGTCGCCGGGTCTGCGGTGCTGTCGAGCGTCGTGCTGCTGGGCTTCGGTGAGCCGCTGCTGGCCCTGGCCGCGCTGCCCACGTCGCTCGCCTGGGGCGCGCTGGCCGAGTGGCGCCGGACGCCTGCCGCGTCCTGGGTGAGCCATGCCTTGTGGGATGTGCTCATCGTCGTGGTGTGGCCCGCGACGTGA